A window of Eikenella corrodens contains these coding sequences:
- a CDS encoding MFS transporter, whose product MSRAPRTALLPAEWRASASLSGVYVLRMLGMFLVLPVLALYAKELPGSTPGSGGLAIAVYGLTQALFQLPLGMLSDKLGRKKVIYLGLVVFALGSFIAAAADRVTWLLIGRAIQGAGAVSAAVTALLADLTREEVRTRAMASVGLTIGLTFAVSMVVSPLLTRYINVSGLFALTGALCVLAIGVVAWITPNPQRGKFHEDTEMQTSRISEVLRNKRLMQLNFGIFALQAVMMAIFASLPIVMRGLGLPKEQHWQLYLPAVLLGLLLMVPAIVVGETRNKLKQVFVAGIALIAAALCGIYVGQASLLAIGVSLVVYFVGFNILEASLPSIVSKVAPTDLKGTAMGMYNTAQSIGVFVGGAAGGRLFEHFGLIGVFAFSMVLTLAWLLMAAAAPAPAAVRNLALSISPIWQGCEERLLAVLQQFEGVEAASLSADRSTVYIKARQQGFDEAAAKQIILGGNHVE is encoded by the coding sequence ATGTCTCGAGCTCCCCGCACTGCACTGTTGCCTGCAGAATGGCGTGCCAGCGCATCGCTTTCCGGTGTGTATGTGCTGCGTATGCTAGGCATGTTTTTGGTATTGCCCGTGTTGGCGTTGTATGCCAAAGAGCTGCCGGGCAGCACGCCTGGGTCGGGCGGTTTGGCGATTGCGGTGTATGGCTTAACGCAGGCGTTGTTTCAGCTGCCGCTCGGTATGCTTTCCGACAAGTTAGGACGCAAAAAAGTAATTTACCTCGGCCTAGTGGTGTTTGCTTTGGGCAGTTTTATTGCCGCGGCGGCGGATAGAGTTACCTGGCTGCTCATCGGCCGGGCAATTCAGGGCGCCGGTGCAGTAAGTGCGGCAGTTACCGCGCTTTTGGCGGATTTAACGCGTGAAGAAGTGCGCACCCGTGCCATGGCTTCGGTGGGGCTTACCATCGGCTTAACTTTTGCCGTCAGCATGGTGGTTTCGCCGCTGCTCACCCGATATATCAATGTTTCCGGCCTATTTGCGCTCACCGGTGCGTTGTGTGTGCTGGCTATAGGTGTGGTGGCGTGGATTACGCCCAATCCGCAGCGAGGGAAGTTTCACGAGGATACGGAAATGCAAACTTCGCGGATCAGCGAGGTGTTGCGTAATAAACGCTTGATGCAGCTTAATTTCGGTATTTTCGCCTTGCAGGCGGTGATGATGGCGATTTTTGCCAGCCTGCCGATTGTGATGCGCGGCCTGGGGCTGCCCAAAGAGCAGCATTGGCAGCTTTATCTGCCGGCGGTATTGCTGGGATTGCTGTTGATGGTGCCGGCGATTGTGGTGGGTGAAACGCGCAATAAGCTCAAGCAGGTGTTTGTGGCCGGTATCGCGCTGATTGCGGCGGCTTTGTGCGGTATCTATGTCGGCCAGGCTTCGCTCTTGGCCATTGGCGTATCGCTGGTGGTGTATTTTGTCGGCTTCAATATTTTGGAAGCCAGCCTGCCGTCTATCGTGTCGAAAGTAGCGCCGACGGATTTAAAAGGTACCGCCATGGGCATGTATAACACGGCGCAATCCATCGGCGTGTTTGTGGGCGGCGCGGCCGGCGGGCGCTTGTTTGAACATTTCGGCTTGATCGGCGTGTTTGCCTTTTCCATGGTGCTCACGCTGGCCTGGCTGCTGATGGCCGCAGCGGCGCCCGCACCGGCTGCAGTACGCAATTTGGCGCTGAGCATCTCGCCCATCTGGCAGGGCTGCGAAGAGCGGCTCTTGGCCGTATTGCAGCAGTTTGAAGGCGTGGAGGCGGCCAGCCTCAGCGCCGACCGTTCAACCGTTTACATCAAGGCGCGGCAGCAGGGTTTCGATGAAGCCGCAGCCAAACAGATTATTTTAGGAGGAAATCATGTTGAATAA
- a CDS encoding copper resistance protein NlpE — protein sequence MKPFTYLPALLLLAACAPQDNAAPASAPAVASTVAASQPAAIPAASAASTAAQPDDAQWIGRYYGVLPCASCEGIETTLILHEDGSYLLEETYKQRQPFTEITDGRFTWRKPQEVFQLDKASGERLYQIGNGQIWALDADGKQVEGELANLYILKQTVSQL from the coding sequence ATGAAACCTTTCACCTACCTCCCTGCCCTATTGTTGCTGGCTGCCTGCGCCCCGCAAGACAATGCCGCGCCGGCCTCTGCCCCGGCGGTGGCTTCCACCGTTGCTGCCTCCCAGCCTGCTGCCATACCTGCCGCATCAGCCGCTTCCACCGCTGCACAACCCGACGACGCCCAATGGATCGGCCGCTACTACGGCGTGCTGCCCTGCGCCTCTTGCGAAGGCATCGAAACCACCTTGATATTGCACGAAGACGGCAGCTACCTACTCGAAGAAACCTATAAGCAGCGCCAGCCGTTTACCGAAATAACCGATGGTCGCTTCACTTGGCGCAAGCCGCAAGAAGTATTCCAGCTTGACAAAGCCAGCGGCGAGCGGCTCTACCAAATCGGCAACGGCCAGATTTGGGCGCTGGATGCCGACGGCAAACAAGTGGAAGGCGAACTGGCCAACCTCTACATCCTGAAGCAGACCGTAAGCCAGCTTTAA
- the yfaE gene encoding class I ribonucleotide reductase maintenance protein YfaE — protein MPQITTHSTRFTLQEGETLLEALERTGHEIEYQCRSGYCGSCRVKLLSGSVAYRESPLALILPNEILTCCCTVKEDIRIDCRQRQAEPDLFDRDLFAENNN, from the coding sequence ATGCCCCAGATCACCACCCACAGCACCCGCTTCACCCTGCAGGAAGGCGAAACCCTGCTCGAAGCCTTGGAGCGCACCGGCCACGAAATCGAATACCAATGCCGCAGCGGCTATTGCGGCTCCTGCCGCGTCAAACTCCTATCCGGCAGCGTTGCATACCGAGAAAGCCCGCTGGCTCTGATTCTGCCCAACGAAATCCTCACCTGCTGCTGCACGGTGAAAGAAGACATCCGCATCGACTGCCGACAACGGCAAGCCGAACCGGATTTATTCGACCGTGATCTATTTGCCGAAAATAACAACTAA
- a CDS encoding single-stranded DNA-binding protein, with the protein MMLNKVMLIGNLGRDPEVRYLPSGDAVANFSIATSENWKDRNGQRQERTEWHNISMFGRLAEIAGQYLKKGSKVYIEGRIQSRKYTGKDGIERTAYDIVASEMKMLDGRNSGSSPYEGSDQYAAAPSSPRQQPAQGYNEPAYAAEPPAPPRRQAPAPAPIDDIDDDIPF; encoded by the coding sequence ATCATGTTGAATAAAGTGATGCTTATCGGCAACTTGGGGCGCGATCCCGAAGTGCGCTACCTGCCCAGCGGCGATGCCGTGGCCAATTTTTCGATTGCCACCAGCGAAAACTGGAAAGACCGCAACGGCCAGCGCCAGGAGCGCACCGAATGGCACAACATCAGTATGTTTGGCCGCTTGGCAGAAATTGCCGGCCAATATCTGAAAAAAGGCAGCAAGGTATATATCGAAGGCCGCATCCAAAGCCGCAAATACACCGGCAAAGACGGCATCGAGCGCACCGCCTACGATATCGTGGCCAGCGAAATGAAAATGCTCGACGGCCGCAACAGCGGCAGCAGCCCCTACGAAGGCAGCGACCAATACGCAGCTGCACCCAGCAGCCCGCGCCAGCAGCCTGCCCAAGGCTACAATGAACCGGCCTACGCCGCCGAACCGCCCGCTCCACCCCGCCGCCAAGCCCCTGCCCCGGCACCGATTGACGATATCGATGACGATATTCCCTTCTAA
- a CDS encoding lytic transglycosylase domain-containing protein — protein MPYPFAPEQPERRRLLASLAAVSAVACLPQAARAGAQREETLSDDVTSVMRHSVNNVNPPRLVFENPYNAPRWLNDMSLRLARFVPDPLERRRLLINIQYETTRAGLDTQLILGLITVESAFRQYAISSVGARGLMQVMPFWQRYIGKPEHNLFDIRTNLRYGCTILRHYSNLENGNMERALARYNGSLGSRRYPDAVIGAWQNRWQWS, from the coding sequence ATGCCGTATCCGTTTGCCCCCGAACAGCCCGAGCGCCGCCGCCTGCTCGCCTCGCTGGCTGCCGTTTCCGCCGTTGCCTGCCTGCCCCAAGCCGCCCGTGCCGGGGCGCAGCGCGAGGAGACGCTGTCGGACGATGTAACTTCGGTGATGCGCCATTCGGTGAATAATGTGAACCCGCCGCGCCTGGTGTTTGAAAACCCGTATAACGCGCCGCGCTGGCTCAATGATATGTCGCTGCGGCTGGCACGTTTTGTGCCCGACCCGCTGGAGCGCCGCCGCCTGCTCATCAACATCCAATACGAAACCACCCGTGCCGGGCTGGATACGCAGCTGATTTTGGGGCTGATTACGGTGGAGAGCGCGTTTCGGCAGTATGCCATCAGCAGCGTGGGTGCGCGCGGGCTGATGCAGGTGATGCCGTTTTGGCAGCGATACATCGGCAAACCGGAGCACAACCTGTTCGACATCCGCACCAATCTGCGCTACGGCTGCACCATCCTGCGCCACTACAGCAATCTGGAAAACGGCAATATGGAGCGTGCATTGGCGCGTTACAACGGCAGCCTTGGCAGCCGGCGCTATCCCGACGCGGTAATCGGCGCGTGGCAGAACCGCTGGCAGTGGTCGTAG
- a CDS encoding DUF4304 domain-containing protein — protein sequence MEYFTVAQAFSQTIRNLHILLKPRGFKKKGNHFYRCTEHGVGQLVHTQKSRWSDKSRISFTFNIGLACPPLQHDPRFQEAGQPLPDFPNILDCLVQERIGFLLPEPGRQDIWFEVADGANNVVALQEVQTIVETFVLPHFAAHNVPQQLYPLIGNRHAMRLAAKLGEPEQAQRFYRAEREWVQQRYREECQAAKHVQPGDDEYYEDEDGCVVSGSEQPAPQVWLDYLAELEQDAARWGVQT from the coding sequence ATGGAATATTTCACTGTCGCACAAGCCTTCAGCCAAACCATCAGGAATCTGCATATCCTACTCAAACCGCGTGGCTTCAAGAAAAAAGGCAACCATTTCTACCGCTGCACCGAACACGGCGTTGGTCAGCTGGTTCACACGCAAAAAAGCCGGTGGAGCGACAAAAGCCGCATTAGTTTTACTTTCAATATCGGCCTCGCCTGCCCTCCGTTGCAACACGATCCACGTTTCCAAGAAGCCGGGCAGCCCCTGCCCGATTTCCCGAACATACTTGATTGCCTGGTACAGGAGCGAATCGGTTTTCTGCTGCCCGAGCCGGGGCGGCAAGATATTTGGTTTGAAGTGGCAGACGGTGCAAATAACGTTGTCGCTCTGCAAGAAGTGCAAACCATAGTGGAAACATTTGTGCTGCCACACTTTGCCGCACACAACGTGCCGCAGCAGCTTTATCCGCTTATCGGCAACCGGCACGCCATGCGGCTGGCCGCCAAGCTGGGAGAACCGGAACAGGCGCAACGGTTTTACCGGGCAGAGCGCGAATGGGTGCAGCAGCGCTATCGTGAAGAATGCCAAGCCGCCAAGCATGTCCAACCGGGGGATGACGAATATTACGAAGACGAAGATGGCTGCGTCGTATCCGGCAGCGAGCAGCCTGCCCCGCAAGTTTGGCTGGATTACTTAGCAGAGCTGGAGCAGGATGCTGCTCGATGGGGCGTGCAGACATAA
- a CDS encoding basic amino acid ABC transporter substrate-binding protein translates to MNMKKWLATALACSAIALSGCGNSGSTQQASQPADANASGASAPGGEKVLRVATNAEFAPFESKNPDGSLSGFDIDLINAMAKEAGYRVEFKDQSWDSLFNSLRNGDADVVVAAVTITPERQQSMLFTDPYFEITQVVAVPQGKQVASVEDLKNLNRVGVVTGNTGDLAASKLLGATNPKVTRFETLPLLLKELQNGGVDAAVSDSSVVMEFIKHNGDKGFTMIKVPDFEAEHYGIALRQNDTELRDTLNKALAAVKASGEYERIHQQYFGTAAAK, encoded by the coding sequence ATGAACATGAAAAAATGGCTGGCCACCGCCCTGGCCTGCTCCGCCATCGCCCTCAGCGGCTGCGGCAATTCCGGCAGCACCCAGCAAGCTTCACAGCCTGCCGATGCCAATGCTTCCGGCGCTTCCGCCCCCGGCGGCGAAAAAGTATTGCGTGTGGCCACCAATGCCGAATTCGCCCCCTTCGAATCTAAAAACCCCGACGGCAGCCTCAGCGGCTTCGATATCGACCTCATCAACGCCATGGCAAAAGAAGCCGGCTACCGAGTTGAATTTAAAGACCAATCTTGGGACAGCCTTTTCAACAGCCTGCGCAACGGCGATGCCGACGTAGTGGTGGCTGCCGTAACCATCACCCCCGAGCGCCAACAAAGCATGCTCTTCACCGACCCCTACTTTGAAATCACCCAAGTAGTGGCCGTACCCCAAGGCAAACAGGTAGCCTCCGTAGAAGATTTGAAAAACCTCAACCGCGTAGGCGTGGTAACCGGCAACACCGGCGATTTGGCCGCCTCCAAACTCTTGGGCGCCACCAACCCCAAAGTAACCCGCTTCGAAACCCTGCCCCTCTTGCTGAAAGAATTGCAAAACGGCGGCGTGGACGCAGCCGTGAGCGACAGCTCCGTGGTGATGGAATTCATCAAGCACAACGGCGACAAAGGCTTCACCATGATTAAAGTGCCCGATTTCGAAGCCGAACACTACGGCATTGCCCTGCGCCAAAACGACACCGAGCTGCGCGACACCCTCAACAAAGCCCTGGCCGCCGTTAAAGCCAGCGGCGAATACGAGCGCATCCACCAGCAATACTTCGGCACCGCCGCCGCCAAATAA